From a single Glycine soja cultivar W05 chromosome 19, ASM419377v2, whole genome shotgun sequence genomic region:
- the LOC114400389 gene encoding transcription factor ICE1-like, whose translation MNMERYTLPAPPNIIPEEEENIAIAMGAPLIPSFKSMLQQHPQQLDSYFNSSISSTTIPFVPNMDSFLSLDPFSPSFFNNSSSSNMALDPGFDLGLDTGLHSSAPAPHLFSQAHMMGFEFSDLEALAGPGNVNVPFADGAKAAALLRSPHFEPPQQQPTLYRKRRGTAAEIPGLEMVRRKGRKWQEGGGEGEEGSSADVGGSGLNYESDEQNESNGLKLSENGGDNKGKKKGLPAKNLMAERRRRKKLNDRLYMLRSVVPKISKMDRASILGDAIDYLKELLQRINDLHHELESTPPGSSLTPSSSTSFQPLTPTLPTLPCRVKEELYPGTLPSPKNQAAKVEVRVREGRTVNIHMFCTRRPGLLLSTMKALDNLGLDVQQAVISCFNGFALDVFKAEQCREGQDVLPEQIKAVLSDSAGFHGMM comes from the exons ATGAATATGGAGCGCTACACGCTACCGGCACCACCCAATATTATTCccgaggaagaagaaaacattGCCATTGCCATGGGTGCCCCTCTTATCCCTTCCTTTAAATCCATGCTTCAACAACACCCTCAACAACTTGACTCTTACTTTAACTCTTCAATTAGTTCTACTACTATCCCTTTTGTTCCTAACATGgactcttttctctctcttgacCCTTTCTCACCTTCTTTCTtcaacaacagcagcagcagcaacatgGCCCTCGACCCGGGTTTTGATTTGGGCCTGGACACTGGGCTTCACTCTTCTGCTCCTGCTCCCCATCTTTTTTCCCAGGCCCACATGATGGGCTTCGAGTTCTCGGACCTCGAAGCCCTGGCTGGACCTGGGAATGTAAATGTCCCGTTTGCGGACGGGGCAAAGGCGGCTGCTCTGCTGCGGTCTCCTCATTTCGAGCCGCCGCAGCAGCAGCCGACGCTGTACCGGAAGCGGAGGGGGACAGCCGCGGAGATTCCGGGGCTGGAGATGGTGAGAAGGAAGGGGAGGAAGTGGCAGGAAGGAGGAGGGGAGGGTGAGGAAGGGAGCAGTGCTGACGTGGGCGGTTCCGGGTTGAACTATGAGTCTGATGAGCAGAATGAGAGCAATGGGTTGAAGCTGAGTGAGAATGGTGGAGATAACAAGGGGAAGAAGAAGGGGCTGCCCGCCAAGAATCTCATGGCGGAGAGGCGCCGCCGGAAGAAGCTCAATGATAGGTTGTACATGCTCAGGTCTGTTGTCCCCAAGATTAGCAAG ATGGATAGGGCTTCAATACTTGGGGATGCAATTGACTACTTGAAGGAGTTGCTGCAGCGGATTAATGATCTTCATCACGAGCTGGAGTCAACTCCACCTGGCTCGTCGCTGACACCTTCTTCTTCTACAAGCTTTCAGCCTTTAACACCCACCCTGCCAACCCTTCCCTGTCGGGTCAAGGAGGAACTGTATCCTGGCACCTTGCCAAGCCCTAAAAACCAAGCTGCAAAG GTTGAGGTTAGAGTAAGGGAAGGGAGAACTGTCAACATTCATATGTTCTGCACCCGCCGACCAGGTCTTTTGCTTTCTACCATGAAGGCTTTGGATAACCTCGGATTGGATGTACAGCAGGCTGTTATTAGCTGTTTTAATGGCTTTGCTTTAGATGTGTTCAAAGCTGAG CAATGCAGAGAAGGCCAGGATGTCCTCCCTGAGCAAATTAAAGCGGTGCTCTCGGATTCTGCTGGCTTCCATGGTATGATGTGA